The following proteins are encoded in a genomic region of Corynebacterium atypicum:
- the rplS gene encoding 50S ribosomal protein L19, translating into MNIIDKIDQASMRDDIPDFRPGDTVGVNVKVIEGSTERTQLFTGVVLRRQGSGVRETFTVRKVSFGVAVERTFPVHSPNIDSITVERRGKVRRAKLYYLRNLRGKAARIKERR; encoded by the coding sequence ATGAACATTATCGATAAGATCGACCAGGCGTCGATGCGCGATGACATCCCGGACTTCCGGCCGGGCGACACCGTCGGCGTCAACGTGAAGGTCATCGAGGGCTCCACCGAGCGCACGCAGCTGTTTACCGGCGTCGTGCTGCGTCGTCAGGGCTCGGGCGTGCGCGAAACCTTCACGGTGCGCAAGGTCTCCTTCGGTGTCGCCGTGGAGCGTACCTTCCCGGTCCACTCGCCGAACATCGACTCGATCACCGTCGAGCGCCGCGGCAAGGTGCGTCGTGCGAAGCTGTACTACCTGCGCAACCTGCGTGGTAAGGCCGCTCGCATCAAGGAGCGTCGCTAA
- the lepB gene encoding signal peptidase I: MTAATQVPDDGSTNSAAAEKKELPWFIEIPLVIVATFLVIFLVQTFIGRIYLIPSASMEPTLHGCEGCTGDRIFVEKVSYYGSDPQPGDVVVFAGTDSWNQTFITQRSENTLVRGAQNLAAMVGLVPPDENDLVKRIVAAGGQTVSCQEGDPAVMVDGKPTDQSFTLDPPQYPVDPRFGSQACGGEYFGPVLVPEGHFFMMGDNRTNSQDSRYHLGDEFQGTIPEENIRGKVVARIWPPSRIGGVDHAELSEQ; encoded by the coding sequence GTGACGGCAGCAACACAGGTACCGGACGATGGTTCGACGAATTCCGCGGCGGCTGAGAAGAAAGAGCTGCCTTGGTTTATTGAGATACCGCTCGTGATCGTGGCCACGTTCCTCGTGATCTTCCTGGTACAGACCTTCATTGGGCGCATATACCTGATCCCCTCGGCGTCGATGGAGCCGACGCTGCACGGCTGCGAGGGCTGCACCGGAGACAGGATCTTCGTGGAAAAGGTCTCCTATTACGGCTCGGATCCGCAGCCTGGCGACGTGGTTGTGTTTGCCGGTACGGACTCGTGGAACCAGACGTTTATCACGCAACGCTCCGAAAACACGCTGGTGCGCGGGGCACAGAACTTAGCTGCGATGGTGGGCCTGGTGCCTCCGGATGAAAACGACTTGGTCAAGCGGATCGTGGCGGCGGGCGGACAAACCGTCAGTTGCCAGGAAGGCGACCCCGCCGTCATGGTGGACGGCAAGCCCACGGATCAATCGTTTACGCTCGATCCGCCGCAGTACCCGGTCGACCCGCGGTTTGGTTCTCAAGCCTGCGGCGGCGAATACTTCGGCCCGGTACTCGTGCCGGAGGGGCATTTCTTCATGATGGGGGATAACCGCACGAACTCTCAGGATTCGCGCTACCACCTTGGCGACGAATTCCAGGGAACGATCCCCGAGGAGAACATTCGCGGCAAGGTGGTCGCCCGCATCTGGCCGCCGAGCAGGATCGGCGGGGTGGATCACGCCGAGCTCTCCGAGCAGTAG
- a CDS encoding ribonuclease HII produces MRRLVQLRTYEVALAKAGLGPVAGVDEAGRGACAGPLTVAACVLPERTFPELDTLTDSKKLTVAARERLFPIIQKRALSYSIVHIPAQIIDAAGITRANISGMRRAVAALEVAPGYVLTDAWKVPGLVAPQLPIIGGDATCRCIAAASVLAKVSRDRVMAGLAVSYSDYGLEKHKGYGTKAHMDAVRRHGASPVHRYTYSNVAAAHREWLAQIQTRDGLLDER; encoded by the coding sequence ATGCGCAGACTGGTGCAACTGCGTACCTATGAAGTCGCCTTGGCCAAGGCGGGTTTGGGTCCGGTCGCAGGGGTAGATGAGGCCGGCCGAGGTGCGTGCGCGGGCCCGCTCACGGTGGCCGCCTGTGTGTTGCCGGAGCGCACTTTCCCGGAGCTTGACACGCTCACTGATTCGAAGAAGCTTACGGTAGCTGCCCGGGAGCGGCTGTTTCCGATCATCCAAAAGCGCGCGCTGAGCTATTCCATCGTGCACATTCCGGCGCAGATTATCGACGCCGCGGGAATCACCCGTGCGAACATCTCCGGCATGCGGCGTGCGGTGGCCGCTCTGGAGGTGGCGCCCGGCTACGTGCTGACTGACGCCTGGAAGGTTCCGGGCCTGGTTGCCCCGCAGCTTCCGATCATCGGCGGCGACGCGACCTGCCGGTGCATCGCCGCTGCGAGTGTGCTGGCGAAAGTCTCCCGAGATCGCGTGATGGCAGGTCTCGCGGTGAGCTACTCGGATTATGGCCTGGAAAAGCACAAGGGTTACGGCACAAAAGCCCATATGGATGCGGTGCGCCGCCACGGTGCGAGCCCGGTTCATCGCTACACTTATTCCAATGTCGCGGCGGCGCACCGCGAGTGGCTAGCACAGATACAGACAAGGGACGGGTTGCTTGATGAGCGCTGA
- a CDS encoding DUF2469 domain-containing protein has protein sequence MSAEDLDNYEADVELSLYREYRDVVSQFSYVVETERRFYLANAVELIPHTEGGEVYYEVRMSDAWVWDMYRPARFVRFVRVITFKDVNIEELDKPEFMLPD, from the coding sequence ATGAGCGCTGAAGACCTCGATAATTACGAAGCCGACGTTGAGCTGTCCTTGTACCGGGAGTACCGGGACGTCGTCAGCCAATTCTCGTATGTTGTGGAGACCGAGCGGCGGTTTTACCTGGCCAACGCCGTGGAGCTCATTCCGCACACTGAGGGCGGCGAGGTCTACTACGAGGTGCGGATGTCCGATGCCTGGGTGTGGGATATGTATCGCCCGGCGCGGTTCGTGCGATTTGTGCGGGTCATTACCTTCAAGGACGTCAACATTGAGGAGCTAGACAAGCCGGAGTTCATGCTGCCGGATTAG
- a CDS encoding YraN family protein → MGRDELDLIAAEPDGTIVFVEVKTRSGRDFGGAEAVDRRKIAHLRRAAGRWLATQAVPAVRLDVLELTVVRRDVGLGGEEHLVFDAVCFEGVDDGAD, encoded by the coding sequence GTGGGCCGAGATGAACTGGACCTGATCGCGGCAGAGCCTGATGGCACGATTGTTTTCGTTGAAGTAAAGACCCGATCCGGCCGCGACTTTGGTGGGGCAGAGGCGGTAGACCGAAGGAAGATCGCGCACCTGCGGCGTGCCGCAGGGCGATGGTTGGCCACCCAGGCTGTTCCGGCGGTGCGCCTCGACGTACTCGAGCTTACGGTGGTTCGCCGCGATGTGGGCCTCGGCGGCGAGGAACACCTCGTCTTCGACGCGGTGTGCTTTGAGGGGGTCGATGATGGTGCCGACTAA
- the dprA gene encoding DNA-processing protein DprA, with amino-acid sequence MSSKDVDVAFAYLSRVLEGPSRELSDLLARGWEPVVLAQAVRDRDPSLGKLLAKTSARAHVEQAEQDLKAAAAIGARLIYPGHPEWPEEVLGQAFSFAASGISQHLRSYQADAVAPHALWVRGGDVRSLSSQAVAVVGTRAVIRYGAQATRMIAGGLAKQQWTIVSGGALGIDTHAHEAALAHGAPTIAVAACGIDRCYPKRNEGLFHRIVDSGGAVVTEYPPQTTPQRHRFLTRNRLVAALGRGTVVVEAAWRSGALNTLSWAEGLGRVCMAVPGPVTHAGSLGRHQRIRDGAAELVTSAAEVRELIEPVGASDVQAQYELDFSGDAVQKLSRNELRVFDALEPGRGRETQEVATTAGLPLPLTVYLLVALMRAGLARIDGELWHRGDAAEP; translated from the coding sequence ATGAGTAGCAAAGACGTGGACGTTGCCTTCGCCTACCTCTCGCGCGTCCTCGAGGGCCCGAGTCGCGAGCTCTCAGACCTTCTCGCCCGTGGCTGGGAACCGGTAGTGCTGGCCCAAGCGGTGCGCGACCGCGACCCAAGCCTGGGCAAGCTGTTGGCCAAAACCAGCGCGCGTGCGCACGTGGAGCAGGCGGAGCAGGACCTCAAGGCCGCCGCAGCAATCGGTGCCCGACTGATCTACCCGGGCCATCCGGAATGGCCTGAGGAGGTGCTAGGGCAGGCCTTTTCCTTTGCGGCCTCGGGGATCAGCCAGCATCTGCGCAGCTACCAGGCGGACGCCGTTGCCCCACACGCGCTGTGGGTGCGCGGGGGCGATGTGAGAAGTCTGTCGTCTCAGGCCGTGGCCGTGGTGGGTACCCGGGCGGTGATCCGCTACGGCGCGCAGGCGACCAGGATGATCGCCGGCGGTCTGGCCAAGCAGCAGTGGACCATCGTCTCCGGAGGGGCGCTAGGCATCGATACCCACGCCCACGAGGCGGCCCTGGCCCACGGCGCCCCCACTATTGCGGTTGCTGCCTGCGGGATCGATCGCTGCTACCCGAAGCGCAACGAGGGGCTGTTCCACCGCATCGTCGATTCGGGTGGGGCCGTTGTCACCGAGTACCCGCCGCAGACCACCCCGCAGCGGCACAGGTTTCTCACCCGCAACCGACTCGTCGCGGCGCTCGGCCGCGGAACGGTGGTGGTCGAAGCCGCGTGGCGCTCCGGCGCGCTGAACACCTTGAGCTGGGCCGAGGGGCTGGGCCGGGTGTGCATGGCGGTGCCCGGGCCGGTGACTCACGCCGGTTCCTTGGGGCGCCACCAGCGCATCAGAGACGGCGCGGCGGAGTTGGTCACCTCCGCCGCCGAGGTCCGCGAGCTGATCGAACCGGTAGGCGCCAGCGATGTGCAGGCCCAGTACGAGCTCGATTTTTCCGGCGATGCGGTGCAGAAGCTGAGCCGGAATGAATTGCGGGTTTTCGACGCCCTGGAGCCCGGCCGGGGGCGCGAGACCCAAGAGGTCGCGACCACGGCAGGGCTCCCGTTGCCGCTGACGGTGTACCTGCTCGTCGCGCTGATGCGCGCGGGCCTGGCCCGCATTGATGGCGAGCTCTGGCACAGAGGTGATGCCGCAGAGCCTTAA
- a CDS encoding tyrosine recombinase XerC: MVDSLPEAIDDFAEYLELNLSRSPATIRAYRTDLNSLACLVPDFSEFTLPNLRAWLAAGAREGLARATLARRTASVRAFSTWALRRGLITSDVAARLVSPHVQRHLPHVLSTEQAEATLDQVDQSTQPSGARRTRGGNGVPDAQQLRDRAVLELLYATGIRVSELVGLDLPDVDLEANTVKVTGKGNKQRVVPFGRPAAAALSAWLDHGRGHLADQQGHPEAAAAVFLGARGGRLGTRQVRRVVDAATTASGAGHTSPHDLRHSAATHLLEGGADLREVQELLGHSSLATTQIYTHVSTERLKKVFEQAHPRA; encoded by the coding sequence ATGGTTGACTCGCTGCCGGAAGCTATCGACGATTTCGCTGAGTATCTTGAGCTCAACCTCTCCCGTTCGCCGGCGACGATACGCGCGTACCGAACTGACTTGAACTCGCTGGCCTGCCTGGTACCTGATTTCTCGGAGTTCACGCTGCCCAATCTCAGGGCTTGGTTGGCGGCAGGGGCACGCGAGGGGTTGGCCCGGGCCACCCTTGCTCGGCGCACGGCGAGCGTGCGGGCCTTTTCCACCTGGGCACTGCGCCGTGGGCTCATTACTAGCGACGTCGCGGCCCGCCTGGTCTCCCCGCACGTGCAGCGCCACTTGCCGCACGTACTGAGCACCGAGCAGGCCGAGGCGACACTCGATCAGGTAGACCAGTCCACCCAACCCAGCGGGGCCCGAAGAACCCGCGGTGGCAACGGGGTGCCGGATGCGCAGCAGCTGAGGGACAGAGCCGTGCTCGAGCTACTCTATGCCACCGGGATCCGGGTCAGCGAACTCGTTGGCTTGGACCTCCCCGACGTTGACCTGGAGGCGAACACGGTGAAGGTTACCGGCAAGGGCAACAAGCAGCGGGTGGTTCCGTTCGGCAGGCCGGCGGCGGCCGCGCTCTCGGCCTGGCTCGATCACGGCCGCGGGCACTTAGCCGATCAGCAGGGCCACCCCGAGGCCGCGGCGGCGGTCTTCCTGGGCGCCCGCGGCGGCCGGTTGGGCACCCGCCAGGTGCGCCGCGTGGTCGACGCCGCGACCACCGCTTCCGGGGCGGGGCATACCAGCCCGCACGATCTGCGTCACTCGGCGGCGACTCATCTCTTAGAAGGCGGCGCGGATCTGCGGGAGGTCCAGGAGCTGCTCGGGCACTCCTCGCTGGCGACCACTCAGATATATACCCACGTGTCCACCGAGCGGCTCAAAAAGGTCTTCGAGCAGGCTCATCCACGGGCTTGA
- a CDS encoding M23 family metallopeptidase, producing the protein MPGPSHSDYRDPVARTPYPSRVLRGFDPPEHNWLPGHRGVDLAAAVGAQVFAAGPGIVAFAGTVAGTPTVSIDHPDGIRTTYQPVTASVGAGKEVTTGQAIGVLARGHRDPGLHWGARPQGFTDRYLNPLELLAAPAIRLKPVDEPARRPF; encoded by the coding sequence ATTCCGGGGCCTAGTCATTCGGACTACCGCGACCCGGTCGCGCGCACACCGTATCCGTCTCGGGTGTTACGCGGCTTCGACCCTCCGGAGCACAACTGGCTGCCGGGCCACCGCGGGGTCGATCTCGCCGCCGCGGTGGGCGCGCAGGTATTCGCCGCTGGCCCCGGCATCGTGGCTTTCGCTGGCACCGTCGCCGGAACTCCGACGGTTTCCATCGATCACCCGGATGGCATCCGCACTACCTACCAACCCGTGACCGCGTCGGTTGGAGCCGGCAAAGAAGTCACCACCGGCCAGGCCATCGGAGTCTTGGCCCGAGGGCACCGCGATCCGGGCCTGCACTGGGGCGCTCGTCCGCAGGGATTCACGGATCGCTACCTCAACCCGCTAGAGCTGCTAGCCGCCCCGGCCATCCGACTCAAGCCCGTGGATGAGCCTGCTCGAAGACCTTTTTGA